The following proteins are encoded in a genomic region of Paenibacillus sp. FSL H3-0469:
- a CDS encoding sugar-binding domain-containing protein, whose protein sequence is MTHRMEYPRPQFVRDAWLNLNGTWQFEFDDSNEGAAQRWFDPSENFSQTIQVPFAFQTPASGIHDTTFHDYVWYKRNFTLDPDWYKKRVILHFGAVDYRAWVYVNGQYIGMHEGGHTSFSFDITHALTGQEEQVTVHVEDPSTDETIPRGKQFWLEQPESIWYTRTTGIWQTVWLEAVNPVHIQQVKFTPDLDQGSIGIEVKSEGHGSEELDLELRISFGGELVIQDRVRLLQPITRRMVDLFGLKIFRTNFHRAGWTWSPEAPNLFDVEMKLYDHGVEVDSIESYFGMRKVHTENGMVYLNNKPYYQKLVLDQGYWQEGLLTAPTDDHLKKDIELAKELGFNGCRKHQKVEDPRFLYWADRIGFLVWGECAANASYNNDAVARLTKEWIEIIDRDFNHPSIVAWVPLNESWGIPMVKSDKQQQYHSIAMYSLIHSLDHTRLVISNDGWEMTLTDICAVHNYQHGRADEPDKYEEFKRILSTKDTMLASKPSARSVYADGYEHRGEPILLTEFGGISYKAGADDGWGYTSAQSADDLVLEYGRIMKAVYASKIIYGYCYTQLTDVEQEINGLVAYDRTPKCDLSLIKEINDQWHLRTI, encoded by the coding sequence ATGACACATAGGATGGAATACCCGCGTCCGCAGTTCGTCAGAGACGCATGGCTTAATTTGAATGGAACCTGGCAATTTGAATTTGATGACAGCAATGAGGGAGCCGCGCAGCGATGGTTTGATCCAAGTGAGAATTTCAGCCAGACCATTCAGGTTCCCTTTGCGTTTCAGACCCCTGCCAGCGGAATACACGATACGACGTTTCATGACTATGTCTGGTATAAGCGCAATTTCACACTTGATCCGGACTGGTATAAGAAGCGGGTGATATTACATTTTGGAGCGGTAGATTATAGAGCTTGGGTGTATGTGAATGGTCAATATATCGGGATGCATGAGGGCGGACACACTTCATTTTCTTTTGACATTACGCATGCCTTAACTGGACAGGAAGAACAGGTAACGGTTCATGTGGAGGACCCATCAACAGACGAGACTATACCACGGGGCAAACAGTTCTGGTTAGAGCAGCCCGAGAGCATCTGGTATACCCGCACGACAGGGATTTGGCAGACCGTGTGGCTGGAGGCAGTAAACCCTGTTCATATTCAGCAGGTGAAATTTACGCCAGATTTGGATCAAGGGAGTATTGGAATAGAAGTGAAGTCTGAGGGACATGGATCAGAAGAATTAGATTTGGAACTTCGTATTTCTTTTGGCGGAGAGCTTGTTATTCAGGACCGGGTACGATTATTACAGCCTATAACACGCAGAATGGTAGATCTGTTTGGTCTGAAAATATTCCGCACAAACTTTCATCGGGCCGGCTGGACATGGAGCCCGGAAGCTCCTAATTTGTTCGATGTGGAAATGAAGCTGTACGATCACGGGGTTGAGGTGGACTCTATAGAGTCGTATTTCGGCATGCGGAAGGTTCATACAGAGAATGGTATGGTCTATCTGAATAACAAACCTTATTACCAGAAGCTTGTACTGGATCAGGGGTATTGGCAGGAAGGATTGCTAACAGCGCCGACGGATGACCATCTGAAGAAGGATATCGAATTAGCCAAAGAACTAGGGTTCAACGGTTGCCGGAAGCATCAGAAGGTCGAGGACCCGCGGTTTTTATACTGGGCAGACCGGATAGGGTTCCTTGTATGGGGAGAATGTGCGGCAAACGCCTCTTACAATAATGATGCTGTAGCCCGCTTAACCAAAGAATGGATTGAGATTATTGACCGTGATTTCAATCATCCCTCGATTGTGGCCTGGGTTCCGCTTAACGAAAGCTGGGGGATTCCGATGGTGAAATCGGATAAGCAGCAGCAGTATCACAGCATAGCCATGTACAGTCTGATTCATTCATTGGATCATACCCGGTTAGTCATATCGAATGACGGATGGGAAATGACGCTGACTGACATTTGTGCGGTACACAATTATCAGCACGGCAGAGCGGATGAGCCCGATAAATATGAAGAGTTCAAGCGGATTCTTTCTACAAAAGATACCATGCTTGCTTCCAAGCCATCGGCCCGGAGTGTATATGCAGACGGATATGAGCATCGGGGCGAGCCGATCTTGTTAACTGAATTCGGCGGGATAAGCTATAAGGCTGGCGCTGACGACGGCTGGGGATATACCAGTGCACAATCTGCAGACGATCTTGTTCTGGAATACGGAAGAATTATGAAAGCGGTATACGCTTCGAAGATTATTTATGGCTATTGTTATACGCAGTTAACGGATGTGGAGCAGGAGATTAACGGCCTGGTGGCCTATGACCGGACACCCAAATGCGATCTGTCATTAATTAAAGAAATTAACGATCAGTGGCATCTGCGGACCATTTAA
- a CDS encoding glycoside hydrolase family 88 protein, whose protein sequence is MTNESLLQKIGLVVDRLMNLGGSDYEKDKTVVQADTRVGIVQRDFGIEEWDWPQGVGLYGLYKLQKHYGDTRYMEFFRNWVSRNLEAGLPSKNINTTAPYLPLVLLLDQLEPSSELEELCREHADWLIHELPKTKEGGFQHTVTAIGNRDGIHLHNGQLWIDTLFMAVLFLNQAGRKFNRPDWGHEAEHQILLHIKYLFDKHTGLFFHGWSFERNDNFGSIFWCRGNSWFTYGITDYLEACQDSISPGFRRFLIDTYTAQVNALVSLQAASGLWHTVLQDPSSYEEVSGSAAIAAGIIKGIKTGILDSSYQAAADKAIQAVCQNISADGTVLNVSAGTGMGMDKEHYKNIALRPMAYGQSLALIALYEALK, encoded by the coding sequence ATGACAAATGAAAGTTTGCTTCAAAAAATCGGGCTGGTCGTAGACAGGCTTATGAACCTGGGCGGCAGCGATTATGAAAAGGATAAAACCGTGGTTCAGGCCGATACCAGAGTAGGAATTGTGCAGCGCGATTTCGGCATTGAAGAATGGGATTGGCCTCAGGGCGTAGGTCTTTATGGTCTTTACAAGCTGCAAAAGCATTATGGCGATACGCGCTATATGGAATTTTTCCGGAATTGGGTTTCCCGTAATCTGGAGGCGGGCCTGCCTTCCAAAAACATTAATACAACAGCTCCTTATCTGCCTCTGGTGCTGCTCCTGGATCAGCTTGAGCCTTCCAGCGAACTGGAAGAGCTATGCCGGGAGCATGCAGATTGGCTCATCCATGAGCTGCCCAAAACCAAAGAAGGCGGCTTTCAGCACACGGTCACTGCGATTGGCAACCGGGATGGAATTCACCTGCACAATGGACAGCTATGGATTGATACGCTCTTTATGGCGGTTCTGTTTCTGAACCAGGCGGGGCGCAAGTTCAACCGGCCGGACTGGGGGCATGAGGCTGAACACCAGATTTTGCTGCATATCAAGTATTTGTTCGACAAACATACCGGCCTGTTCTTCCACGGCTGGAGCTTCGAACGCAATGATAATTTCGGCAGTATCTTCTGGTGCCGCGGCAATTCCTGGTTCACGTATGGGATCACCGATTACCTGGAAGCCTGCCAGGATTCAATTAGCCCGGGGTTCCGGCGGTTTTTGATTGATACGTATACCGCTCAGGTTAATGCCCTGGTCTCCCTCCAGGCAGCTTCCGGTCTCTGGCATACCGTCCTGCAGGACCCGTCCAGCTATGAAGAGGTATCCGGGTCAGCCGCAATTGCCGCAGGGATTATAAAAGGCATCAAAACCGGTATTCTCGATTCTTCCTATCAGGCTGCGGCAGACAAGGCCATTCAGGCGGTATGTCAAAATATTAGCGCAGATGGAACGGTGCTGAATGTGTCGGCCGGAACCGGAATGGGGATGGATAAGGAGCATTACAAGAACATTGCCCTTAGACCTATGGCGTACGGACAGTCTTTGGCTCTTATTGCATTGTATGAAGCTTTAAAATAA
- a CDS encoding FAD-dependent oxidoreductase: MRSETVNTDVTVVGGGLAGVCAAIAAARLGQRVALINNRPVLGGNSSSEVRVWVCGATSHGIHRYARETGIMGELFVENQYRNKDGNPYLWDMVVLEAVKAEPNIQLFLNTDVHEVDASEDGSGQQSIRSVTGWMMGSERRITFESAVFLDCTGDGLVGFLAGAEYRLGREAREEYNEEWAPLVADDITLGSTLLFYTKDAGHPVKYIAPAMAKDITQTAIAERRIIRSGDNGCAYWWIEFGGEQDTVHDNEAIRDELWSVIYGIWDYIKNSGKFDADNMTLEWVGSTPGKREYRRFIGDYVLNQNDILTQHEFPDRVAFGGWSIDLHPPQGVYATESGSKHMYSDGSYHIPFRSLYSVNVSNMLMAGRDISASHVAFGTTRVMATCAVIGEAAGIGAALCAAKGISPRELHAAHLNELLQTMLRQDASVLGLRNEDEADLALKAALSASSERSRLAVEDSAFSVTLTDNIGITVPVDPELDGIELLIDAAEAAELTVELWETGRSENYVPHMFVESVSVPVQAGDVQWVKLPVQWQPESPRNAFLAVKANAALSLHMADEPASGMLVYGHSETPAASRDFGENPPAQPVVQWDKKKYDHKAPCLRLSAPTSAFAADKATDGYLRPYGGPHLWSSDRMASGQPEWLELAWNEPVTLREIHITFNDDVNEDLINLHHHITPYEILPTLVKDYRIEAYLDGKWTAVAGEHDNHKRKRVHTLNEAVTADRLRVMVLETNGSEYAEIIEVRVYG, from the coding sequence ATGCGTAGTGAAACGGTCAACACGGATGTAACGGTGGTAGGCGGAGGACTGGCAGGGGTATGCGCGGCGATTGCGGCAGCCCGGCTGGGCCAGCGTGTGGCGCTGATTAATAACCGTCCGGTACTCGGCGGCAACTCCAGCAGCGAGGTGCGGGTATGGGTCTGCGGCGCAACCTCACACGGTATCCACCGGTATGCCCGTGAAACGGGGATCATGGGCGAGCTGTTTGTGGAGAACCAGTACCGCAACAAAGACGGCAATCCGTATCTCTGGGATATGGTTGTGCTTGAAGCAGTTAAGGCCGAACCGAACATTCAGCTGTTTCTGAACACGGATGTACATGAGGTCGATGCTTCCGAGGATGGCAGCGGCCAGCAGAGCATCCGATCCGTGACGGGTTGGATGATGGGGTCGGAGCGGAGAATTACTTTTGAGAGTGCGGTCTTTCTGGACTGTACGGGGGATGGCCTGGTAGGCTTCCTGGCAGGTGCAGAGTACCGTCTGGGCCGTGAAGCACGCGAAGAATATAATGAGGAATGGGCACCACTGGTTGCCGATGATATTACGCTCGGCAGCACATTGCTCTTCTATACCAAGGACGCAGGCCATCCGGTCAAATATATCGCTCCGGCCATGGCAAAGGATATTACACAAACCGCAATCGCCGAACGCCGTATCATCCGCAGCGGCGACAACGGCTGCGCCTACTGGTGGATCGAATTCGGCGGCGAGCAGGACACCGTTCATGACAATGAGGCCATCCGCGACGAGCTGTGGTCTGTGATCTACGGGATCTGGGACTATATTAAGAATTCCGGCAAATTCGACGCTGACAACATGACGCTGGAATGGGTCGGTTCGACTCCGGGCAAGCGGGAGTACCGCCGGTTCATTGGCGATTATGTCCTGAATCAGAATGATATCCTGACTCAGCATGAATTCCCGGACCGCGTGGCGTTCGGCGGCTGGTCCATTGACCTGCATCCGCCGCAGGGAGTGTACGCTACAGAGTCAGGCTCGAAGCATATGTATTCGGACGGCAGCTATCACATTCCGTTCCGTTCGCTGTATTCGGTGAACGTCAGCAATATGCTCATGGCCGGCCGCGACATCAGCGCCTCGCATGTCGCGTTCGGCACAACCCGCGTCATGGCTACCTGCGCGGTCATCGGCGAAGCCGCCGGTATCGGCGCGGCACTCTGCGCCGCCAAGGGAATATCGCCGCGCGAACTGCATGCGGCCCACCTGAACGAGCTGCTGCAGACCATGCTGCGCCAGGACGCTTCCGTCCTCGGACTGCGCAACGAGGATGAAGCAGATCTGGCGCTGAAGGCTGCGCTCAGCGCCTCCAGCGAGCGGAGCCGGCTCGCTGTAGAGGATTCTGCATTCAGCGTAACGCTTACCGATAACATCGGCATCACTGTTCCGGTTGATCCTGAGCTGGACGGGATTGAGCTGCTGATCGATGCGGCCGAAGCCGCAGAGCTGACGGTCGAGCTATGGGAGACCGGAAGGTCCGAGAATTATGTTCCCCATATGTTTGTCGAGTCTGTATCCGTTCCCGTTCAGGCCGGAGACGTCCAGTGGGTGAAGCTTCCGGTTCAGTGGCAGCCGGAGTCCCCGCGCAACGCGTTCCTGGCCGTCAAGGCCAATGCTGCGCTGTCCTTGCATATGGCAGATGAGCCAGCTTCGGGAATGCTGGTATACGGGCATAGCGAGACCCCCGCTGCCTCAAGGGACTTCGGCGAGAATCCGCCCGCACAGCCGGTAGTGCAATGGGACAAAAAGAAATATGACCACAAGGCTCCCTGCCTTCGCCTGTCTGCTCCAACAAGCGCCTTCGCCGCAGACAAAGCCACCGACGGCTACCTCCGTCCGTACGGCGGGCCACATCTGTGGTCCTCCGACCGGATGGCCTCCGGCCAGCCGGAGTGGCTGGAGCTGGCTTGGAACGAGCCGGTAACCTTGCGCGAGATTCACATTACCTTCAATGACGATGTGAACGAGGACCTGATCAACCTGCATCACCATATTACGCCATATGAAATCCTGCCGACGCTCGTTAAGGATTACCGTATTGAAGCTTACCTGGACGGCAAATGGACCGCAGTTGCCGGGGAACATGACAACCACAAGCGCAAGCGGGTACACACGCTGAACGAAGCTGTAACAGCCGACCGCCTGCGGGTCATGGTCCTGGAGACCAACGGCAGCGAGTATGCGGAGATTATTGAGGTGCGGGTGTATGGTTAA
- a CDS encoding AraC family transcriptional regulator, with translation MRMNWSVRPAAYIYWEQKKQFLLEHDTYPVWTLFAVEQGQFAYRFGDHEGEGGFGDIIVCPPGTTFYRRTLSPLTFHFIQFEWAEEGGPEDAATLGGSWTVRDVERLRSTYRYMRSIGRGIQEEPGYSRMKHMLEDLWRLLEIERSSASEELRSEETSPGPLMQQAKQWLLEHACTPMTLQELAATLDITPVQLTRRFRAAYGTAPSDFVTGLRLRRACQLLEDSRLPIEGIAQQCGYENGFYLSRVFSAKLGLTPSRYRKLHRV, from the coding sequence ATGCGTATGAATTGGTCGGTTCGTCCGGCAGCCTATATCTATTGGGAGCAGAAAAAACAGTTCCTGCTGGAGCACGACACCTATCCTGTGTGGACGTTATTTGCGGTTGAGCAGGGACAATTCGCTTACCGCTTCGGAGACCACGAAGGGGAGGGCGGATTCGGGGACATCATTGTATGTCCGCCGGGGACAACCTTTTACCGGAGAACGCTTAGTCCGTTGACCTTTCATTTCATACAATTCGAATGGGCGGAAGAGGGGGGGCCGGAGGACGCTGCAACGCTTGGAGGCAGTTGGACAGTCAGGGATGTGGAGCGCCTAAGATCTACATACCGCTATATGCGGAGTATCGGAAGAGGGATTCAGGAGGAGCCGGGGTATAGCCGGATGAAGCATATGCTGGAGGATCTCTGGAGGCTGCTTGAAATCGAGCGCAGCAGTGCATCCGAGGAGCTGCGCTCTGAAGAGACAAGTCCGGGCCCGCTGATGCAGCAGGCTAAGCAATGGCTGCTGGAGCACGCTTGTACACCTATGACCCTGCAGGAGCTGGCCGCTACCCTTGATATTACTCCAGTGCAATTAACGCGGCGTTTCCGTGCGGCCTATGGGACGGCCCCTTCAGACTTCGTAACCGGACTCCGGCTTAGACGGGCCTGCCAGCTTTTGGAGGATTCCAGACTGCCCATTGAAGGGATCGCCCAGCAGTGCGGCTACGAGAACGGCTTCTATCTGAGCCGGGTATTCTCAGCGAAGCTGGGATTAACTCCATCCCGGTACCGTAAGCTGCACCGCGTATAA
- a CDS encoding GNAT family N-acetyltransferase: protein MKIDASVIAARNIMDESQGKSYPTFAYSVLDRYIDGDIIIDKSSALIGTSSGIYTVVGDETNDDFASRLLHEFKHRERLDQRFTLFSSSEGWDRRINELLGAKLQRLQRYSFTFNEQRFLQSGRAGMQESFRLNRINEESLEGDREFDAVYIRKYWGSLERFADKGFGFFVTEHEVIAGECVSIFSSEQYAEIDILTNPLYRGRGMAGCVAKAFILECLERQITPRWDCDLHNIASIRLAQKLNFTAPETYSLYARK, encoded by the coding sequence ATGAAAATAGATGCTTCTGTCATCGCCGCAAGAAATATTATGGATGAGAGCCAAGGTAAGAGTTATCCCACATTTGCGTATTCGGTATTAGATCGTTACATTGACGGGGACATCATCATCGATAAGTCTTCGGCACTGATCGGTACTTCTTCAGGCATTTATACAGTGGTGGGGGATGAGACGAATGACGATTTTGCATCCAGGCTGCTGCACGAATTCAAGCATAGAGAGAGACTAGATCAGAGATTTACGTTATTTTCATCCTCTGAGGGGTGGGATCGCAGAATCAATGAGCTTTTAGGGGCGAAGCTGCAGCGGCTGCAGAGGTATTCTTTTACATTCAATGAGCAGCGTTTCCTGCAATCGGGAAGAGCGGGTATGCAGGAGAGCTTCCGGCTGAACAGGATAAATGAGGAATCGCTTGAGGGGGATAGAGAGTTCGATGCGGTGTACATCCGGAAATATTGGGGATCATTAGAGCGTTTTGCGGACAAGGGCTTCGGTTTCTTTGTTACGGAACACGAAGTAATTGCAGGAGAATGTGTCTCTATATTCTCGTCCGAACAGTATGCGGAGATTGATATCTTGACAAATCCCTTGTACAGGGGAAGGGGCATGGCGGGGTGTGTTGCCAAAGCTTTTATCCTGGAGTGCTTAGAACGTCAGATCACACCAAGGTGGGACTGTGACCTTCACAATATTGCCTCCATCCGATTGGCGCAGAAATTAAATTTTACCGCTCCAGAGACCTATTCGCTCTATGCGAGGAAGTAA